The Hydra vulgaris chromosome 11, alternate assembly HydraT2T_AEP genome contains a region encoding:
- the LOC100211356 gene encoding major facilitator superfamily domain-containing protein 6 isoform X4, which produces MFMKDFLLDDSENPSDMSIQCDNVPSISNMQCENCEKKVKKKEEILKGPLNIKVNIDKDLLQLKGFFLLFFAGFGSTLPYLGVYFMQIGINPTKVGILAGIRPIIQFISGPFWAFLADKYKARKAILLFSILAWLVMTLLLAFPRPHREVCKITNTSYSEAKIRFDLPSNFSQRKDFIPGVSFQGRFGELLYTKNCMNCKSSKFVTTKDINENFVLNNKIKNAALFENGQHFLNTEIKTINKRHSIKNLREKTVEHIATYRQKNFQIKYVIERDKSEIKDIFYVLLVLTIIGEFLEAPSFIMIDTALLEHLGENKKHYGKTRLFGSIGYGSASFIVGAVLNNFQYEFCGKAFTNYMVLFYLFSIFMGIAFVFGLSFIKFRYVDSNEATRPIDSVKIFLTLKYGSFLAICWFFGLCHGSIMNSLNWYLEDLGASKLMMDIATACRCAAIIIGFFLSGYLIDKFGHIKLICWALGSYVISFFCYASLKNPWWAIPIEVAQGLIYATSWSTCITYLSEATPQNTAATMQGILQAVYWGLGTGSGAIFGGSLINLIGVRNTFIVEGITSLIIFALYCLLQVTICRKEKLNKDKK; this is translated from the exons ATGTTTATGAAAGACTTTCTTCTCGATGATTCTGAAAACCCATCTGATATGTCAATACAATGTGACAATGTCCCTAGTATTTCAAATATGCAGTGCGAAAActgtgaaaaaaaagtaaagaagaaagaagaaattttaaaaggacctttaaatattaaagttaatattgaTAAGGATCTGTTACAATTGAAaggattttttttactattttttgctGGATTTGGTTCTACGCTTCCTTACTTAGGAGTTTATTTTATGCAGATTGGAATTAATCCTACTAAAGTTGGTATTCTAGCGGGAATTAGACCAATCATACAGTTTATTAGTGGACCATTTTGGGCATTTTTAGCAGATAAATATAAAGCTCGGAAAgctatacttttattttcaattcttgCATGGTTGGTCATGACACTGTTACTAGCTTTTCCCAGGCCACATAGAGAAGTTTGTAAAATAACAAACACCTCTTACAGTGAAGCAAAAATAAGATTTGACCTGCCTTCAAACTTTTCTCAACGTAAAGATTTTATCCCTGGAGTAAGCTTCCAAGGAAGGTTTGGTGAGTTACTATACACCAAAAATTGTATGAATTGTAAATCAAGCAAGTTTGTTACAACAAAAGACAtcaatgaaaattttgttttaaataataagataaaaaatgcagcattatttgaaaatggacaacattttttaaatacagaaataaaaacaattaataagaGACATTCAATAAAGAATTTAAGAGAGAAAACAGTTGAGCATATCGCTACGTATCGTCagaaaaactttcaaataaagTATGTCATTGAAAGAGATAAATCAGAGATCAAAGATATATTTTATGTCTTATTGGTTTTAACAATTATTGGTGAGTTCTTAGAGGCTCCATCGTTTATTATGATAGATACAGCTTTGTTGGAACATTTgggagaaaacaaaaaacattatggCAAAACCCGACTATTTGGAAGCATTGGCTATGGATCAGCATCGTTTATAGTTGGagctgttttaaataattttcaatacgAATTTTGTGGAAAAGCATTTACAAATTACATGGtgttattttacttgttttcaatatttatggGTATTGCGTTTGTCTTtggtttatcttttataaaatttcgatACGTTGATAGTAATGAGGCAACACGACCAATAGACtctgtaaaaatttttctaactCTGAAGTATGGATCGTTTTTAGCAATATGTTGGTTTTTTGGTTTGTGCCACGGTAGTATTATGAATTCTTTAAACTGGTATCTTGAGGATTTAGGTGCTTCTAAGCTGATGATGGATATAGCCACTGCTTGCAGGTGTGCAGCTATtattataggtttttttttgtctggCTACTTAATCGATAAATTTGGTCATATTAAACTTATTTGCTGGGCATTAGGCTCGTatgtaattagttttttctgCTACGCAAGTTTGAAAAACCCGTGGTGGGCTATACCGATCGAAGTAGCTCAAGGATTAATATATGCTACATCATGGTCAACATGTATTACTTATCTTAGTGAAGCAACTCCACAAAATACTGCTGCAACTATGCAAG gtattTTGCAAGCCGTTTATTGGGGTTTGGGCACAGGATCAGGTGCTATATTTGGAGGTAGCCTAATCAATCTCATAGGTGTTAGAAATACATTTATAGTTGAAGGTATAACAAGTCTAATAATTTTTGCACTATATTGTTTGCTTCAAGTGACAATTTGTCgaaaagaaaaacttaacaaagacaaaaaatag
- the LOC100211356 gene encoding major facilitator superfamily domain-containing protein 6 isoform X3, with protein sequence MFMKDFLLDDSENPSDMSIQCDNVPSISNMQCENCEKKVKKKEEILKGPLNIKVNIDKDLLQLKGFFLLFFAGFGSTLPYLGVYFMQIGINPTKVGILAGIRPIIQFISGPFWAFLADKYKARKAILLFSILAWLVMTLLLAFPRPHREVCKITNTSYSEAKIRFDLPSNFSQRKDFIPGVSFQGRFGELLYTKNCMNCKSSKFVTTKDINENFVLNNKIKNAALFENGQHFLNTEIKTINKRHSIKNLREKTVEHIATYRQKNFQIKYVIERDKSEIKDIFYVLLVLTIIGEFLEAPSFIMIDTALLEHLGENKKHYGKTRLFGSIGYGSASFIVGAVLNNFQYEFCGKAFTNYMVLFYLFSIFMGIAFVFGLSFIKFRYVDSNEATRPIDSVKIFLTLKYGSFLAICWFFGLCHGSIMNSLNWYLEDLGASKLMMDIATACRCAAIIIGFFLSGYLIDKFGHIKLICWALGSYVISFFCYASLKNPWWAIPIEVAQGLIYATSWSTCITYLSEATPQNTAATMQGILQAVYWGLGTGSGAIFGGSLINLIGVRNTFIVEEAL encoded by the exons ATGTTTATGAAAGACTTTCTTCTCGATGATTCTGAAAACCCATCTGATATGTCAATACAATGTGACAATGTCCCTAGTATTTCAAATATGCAGTGCGAAAActgtgaaaaaaaagtaaagaagaaagaagaaattttaaaaggacctttaaatattaaagttaatattgaTAAGGATCTGTTACAATTGAAaggattttttttactattttttgctGGATTTGGTTCTACGCTTCCTTACTTAGGAGTTTATTTTATGCAGATTGGAATTAATCCTACTAAAGTTGGTATTCTAGCGGGAATTAGACCAATCATACAGTTTATTAGTGGACCATTTTGGGCATTTTTAGCAGATAAATATAAAGCTCGGAAAgctatacttttattttcaattcttgCATGGTTGGTCATGACACTGTTACTAGCTTTTCCCAGGCCACATAGAGAAGTTTGTAAAATAACAAACACCTCTTACAGTGAAGCAAAAATAAGATTTGACCTGCCTTCAAACTTTTCTCAACGTAAAGATTTTATCCCTGGAGTAAGCTTCCAAGGAAGGTTTGGTGAGTTACTATACACCAAAAATTGTATGAATTGTAAATCAAGCAAGTTTGTTACAACAAAAGACAtcaatgaaaattttgttttaaataataagataaaaaatgcagcattatttgaaaatggacaacattttttaaatacagaaataaaaacaattaataagaGACATTCAATAAAGAATTTAAGAGAGAAAACAGTTGAGCATATCGCTACGTATCGTCagaaaaactttcaaataaagTATGTCATTGAAAGAGATAAATCAGAGATCAAAGATATATTTTATGTCTTATTGGTTTTAACAATTATTGGTGAGTTCTTAGAGGCTCCATCGTTTATTATGATAGATACAGCTTTGTTGGAACATTTgggagaaaacaaaaaacattatggCAAAACCCGACTATTTGGAAGCATTGGCTATGGATCAGCATCGTTTATAGTTGGagctgttttaaataattttcaatacgAATTTTGTGGAAAAGCATTTACAAATTACATGGtgttattttacttgttttcaatatttatggGTATTGCGTTTGTCTTtggtttatcttttataaaatttcgatACGTTGATAGTAATGAGGCAACACGACCAATAGACtctgtaaaaatttttctaactCTGAAGTATGGATCGTTTTTAGCAATATGTTGGTTTTTTGGTTTGTGCCACGGTAGTATTATGAATTCTTTAAACTGGTATCTTGAGGATTTAGGTGCTTCTAAGCTGATGATGGATATAGCCACTGCTTGCAGGTGTGCAGCTATtattataggtttttttttgtctggCTACTTAATCGATAAATTTGGTCATATTAAACTTATTTGCTGGGCATTAGGCTCGTatgtaattagttttttctgCTACGCAAGTTTGAAAAACCCGTGGTGGGCTATACCGATCGAAGTAGCTCAAGGATTAATATATGCTACATCATGGTCAACATGTATTACTTATCTTAGTGAAGCAACTCCACAAAATACTGCTGCAACTATGCAAG gtattTTGCAAGCCGTTTATTGGGGTTTGGGCACAGGATCAGGTGCTATATTTGGAGGTAGCCTAATCAATCTCATAGGTGTTAGAAATACATTTATAGTTGAAG aagctTTATGA